In Mastigocladopsis repens PCC 10914, a single window of DNA contains:
- a CDS encoding methyl-accepting chemotaxis protein — MFGKLRLRGRILLGYSFPLFLLIVLSGLALGNARRFDVAFKKVQDAKTASQGAAEATLGLSRVERTARGFLIFGSDEILRKTFNAGISDYKRSLASAEKLVVNPSQKERLAKLRQLGLQLEQSSREVVTLVESGRREEAIRIYQTEKSRPYIQGAEALQKEFEQEQNKIIQIAINDVQQATILMQLVAGLGTLISASISIVISYALSSGIAKTIQDASEAVSSSVKEITTTVNEQEHVILEQSASVNETTLIIEEVGTSSLQSAQTAEISAGGAQKALDLAEEGTRTVGVTMEGILELKNQVIAIANQIVRLSEQTAQITTVSDLVADLANQTNMLALNAGVEAARAGEHGKGFAVVAGEIRKLADQSRKSADRIHLLVNEVQAAINSTIMVTDEGTKKATHGIKLAEETGDVFINISDAVNRVFLNNQEIVMTAKQQAVAVQRIVAAMNAINLGAKETTVAISQVKEVTEDLNEAAQNLQAVL, encoded by the coding sequence ATGTTTGGCAAATTAAGGTTAAGAGGTCGAATTTTATTAGGATATTCATTCCCGCTTTTCTTATTGATAGTACTGAGCGGTCTGGCATTGGGAAATGCTAGAAGATTCGATGTAGCCTTCAAAAAAGTGCAAGATGCCAAGACAGCCTCTCAAGGAGCAGCCGAAGCAACATTGGGTTTATCAAGAGTGGAAAGGACAGCACGCGGCTTCTTAATATTTGGTAGTGACGAAATCCTGCGAAAAACCTTTAACGCAGGGATATCGGACTATAAGAGATCTCTTGCCTCCGCAGAAAAGCTTGTTGTCAACCCATCGCAGAAAGAGCGGTTGGCAAAACTCCGTCAACTTGGTTTGCAACTAGAGCAATCTTCTCGAGAGGTTGTGACTTTGGTAGAGTCAGGAAGAAGAGAAGAGGCAATCAGAATATATCAAACAGAAAAAAGTAGACCCTATATTCAAGGGGCTGAAGCGTTGCAGAAAGAGTTTGAACAGGAGCAAAACAAAATTATTCAAATAGCAATTAACGACGTCCAACAGGCAACAATCCTCATGCAACTTGTTGCGGGGCTGGGTACACTCATATCTGCCTCTATCTCCATAGTCATTTCTTATGCACTCTCCTCCGGTATTGCTAAGACAATCCAAGATGCCTCTGAGGCTGTCTCTTCTTCTGTAAAAGAAATTACGACCACAGTCAACGAGCAGGAACATGTCATCTTGGAGCAGTCTGCCTCAGTGAATGAAACCACCCTCATTATTGAGGAAGTGGGAACTTCTTCGCTCCAATCCGCCCAAACAGCAGAAATCTCTGCCGGGGGAGCGCAGAAAGCTCTAGACCTCGCTGAAGAAGGAACCAGAACAGTCGGTGTGACAATGGAAGGGATCTTGGAACTCAAAAACCAAGTGATAGCAATTGCCAACCAGATTGTGCGTCTTTCTGAGCAAACAGCACAAATTACCACAGTTTCTGACTTAGTTGCTGATTTGGCAAATCAAACAAATATGCTGGCTCTAAACGCAGGCGTAGAAGCAGCTCGTGCAGGTGAGCACGGGAAAGGCTTTGCAGTGGTGGCTGGCGAAATTCGTAAACTGGCTGATCAAAGTAGGAAATCAGCTGACCGGATTCATCTTCTGGTTAACGAAGTGCAAGCAGCAATTAACTCCACCATCATGGTGACTGATGAAGGTACCAAGAAAGCAACGCACGGAATCAAGCTAGCTGAAGAAACGGGTGATGTGTTCATAAATATCTCCGATGCTGTTAATAGGGTGTTTCTTAACAACCAAGAGATTGTTATGACAGCTAAACAGCAGGCTGTTGCCGTGCAGAGGATCGTTGCAGCCATGAATGCCATCAACTTAGGGGCAAAAGAAACAACCGTTGCCATCTCCCAAGTCAAAGAGGTGACCGAAGACCTGAACGAAGCCGCTCAGAATCTTCAGGCTGTGCTTTAA